From the genome of Acidobacteriota bacterium, one region includes:
- a CDS encoding MFS transporter has translation MVPGARSEFSVPHISYNIAYTWGISAVAALGGLLFGYDWVVIGGAKPFYEKFFHLTTAWQQGWAMSCALAGCLMGALVSGTLSDRFGRKPLLIAAASLFGASSLGTAFAGTFSHFVLGRISGGFAIGLASSLSPMYIAEVAPPQVRGRLVSLNQLAIVSGILLAQFFNWVIARPVPAGATAMQVLNSWNGQFGWRWMFGVTAIPAALFFVCMFAVPESPRWLAWKRRQYEARSILARIGGEGYGAQALAEIEANLPRQGAGGDTNTKSELAALLEIRNLKILLLAVVLAVFQQWCGINVIFNYAEEVFSAAGYNVSGILFDIVVTGAVNLVFTIVAIATVDKTGRRLLMLLGSGGLAVTYVVLGIGYHHGSHGLYMLLLVVAAIACYAMSLAPVTWVVIAEIFPNHIRGVGMSFAVSSLWIASFILTYTFPLLNQRFGPAVTFWIYSGICVLGFVFIHFWLPETKGKTLEEIEQVLT, from the coding sequence ATGGTCCCGGGCGCAAGATCGGAATTTTCTGTTCCACATATCTCCTACAATATTGCTTACACATGGGGCATTTCGGCGGTGGCGGCCCTGGGTGGATTGCTGTTCGGTTACGACTGGGTCGTAATTGGCGGCGCCAAGCCGTTCTATGAGAAGTTCTTCCACTTGACGACCGCCTGGCAGCAAGGCTGGGCGATGAGTTGCGCTCTTGCCGGCTGTCTCATGGGGGCTCTGGTTTCGGGCACACTCAGCGACCGCTTCGGCCGCAAGCCGCTGCTGATTGCTGCGGCCTCCCTGTTTGGAGCGTCGTCGCTGGGCACTGCGTTCGCCGGCACATTCAGCCACTTTGTATTGGGACGTATTTCGGGTGGATTCGCCATCGGGCTTGCATCGAGTCTCTCGCCGATGTATATCGCCGAAGTCGCACCCCCTCAAGTGCGAGGCAGGCTGGTGTCGCTCAACCAGCTTGCTATTGTGAGCGGCATTTTGTTGGCGCAGTTTTTCAACTGGGTCATTGCCAGACCTGTGCCCGCAGGCGCCACGGCCATGCAGGTCCTGAACTCCTGGAATGGCCAGTTCGGATGGCGGTGGATGTTTGGCGTGACCGCCATTCCCGCGGCACTGTTCTTTGTTTGCATGTTTGCCGTTCCAGAAAGCCCAAGATGGCTGGCCTGGAAACGGCGACAATATGAGGCGCGCAGCATCCTGGCAAGAATCGGCGGTGAAGGGTACGGCGCACAGGCGCTTGCCGAGATCGAAGCCAACCTCCCTCGACAAGGAGCAGGCGGCGACACGAACACCAAGAGTGAGCTTGCAGCCCTCCTTGAGATCAGGAACTTGAAAATTCTCCTCCTGGCGGTCGTGCTGGCGGTGTTCCAGCAGTGGTGCGGCATTAATGTTATCTTCAATTACGCGGAAGAAGTGTTCTCCGCGGCGGGATACAACGTTTCGGGCATCCTCTTTGATATTGTCGTGACCGGCGCCGTTAACCTGGTGTTTACGATTGTGGCGATTGCGACCGTGGACAAGACAGGGCGGCGACTTCTGATGCTGCTCGGGTCTGGCGGTCTCGCGGTCACGTACGTCGTGCTGGGCATTGGTTACCACCATGGGAGTCACGGCCTTTACATGCTGCTGCTGGTTGTGGCGGCAATTGCGTGTTACGCGATGTCGCTGGCGCCGGTTACCTGGGTGGTGATCGCAGAGATTTTTCCCAATCATATACGCGGAGTTGGAATGTCGTTCGCTGTCAGTTCGCTGTGGATAGCCTCTTTCATTCTGACGTACACATTTCCACTGCTCAATCAACGCTTTGGCCCCGCGGTGACGTTCTGGATTTACTCCGGTATTTGCGTCCTGGGATTTGTGTTTATCCATTTTTGGTTGCCGGAAACAAAGGGCAAGACCCTGGAAGAGATTGAGCAGGTCCTCACTTGA
- a CDS encoding tetratricopeptide repeat protein — protein sequence MDRYTRHQLKQDDFSEKMEALQIFAEEHLKQIIIVCAAVIVVAGGAWWIKSYYANQEAIANTELQAAITTFHAYVGSSQQGALMGAGDTYPTAEVKYQKALVQFSEVVQKHPRTKAGGYALIQMGVCQSQLGNDETAIKTLQNAGRNSDKEIASQAQFALAGVLAKTGKSEDAARVYQNLADHPTTIVPRATALLAMADVYRASQPNRAREIYEQVQKEYGSDTVVAESLKQQLATLPQ from the coding sequence TTGGACCGTTATACTCGCCACCAGCTCAAGCAGGATGATTTCTCGGAAAAAATGGAAGCGCTCCAGATTTTTGCCGAGGAGCACCTGAAGCAGATCATCATCGTCTGCGCGGCCGTGATCGTCGTGGCTGGTGGGGCGTGGTGGATCAAAAGTTACTACGCCAATCAGGAAGCCATCGCGAACACCGAATTGCAAGCCGCCATCACTACGTTCCATGCTTATGTGGGCAGCAGCCAGCAGGGCGCCCTGATGGGCGCCGGTGACACCTATCCCACCGCCGAGGTGAAATATCAGAAGGCCCTCGTCCAGTTTTCTGAAGTCGTCCAGAAACATCCTCGCACCAAAGCCGGCGGCTACGCCTTGATCCAGATGGGAGTCTGCCAGTCCCAACTGGGCAATGACGAAACAGCGATCAAGACCTTGCAGAACGCCGGCAGGAACTCCGATAAGGAGATCGCTTCCCAGGCCCAGTTTGCACTGGCAGGCGTGCTGGCTAAAACCGGCAAAAGCGAAGACGCTGCCAGGGTCTATCAGAACCTTGCGGACCATCCTACAACCATAGTTCCACGTGCGACGGCGCTGCTGGCCATGGCTGATGTCTATCGCGCTTCGCAGCCGAACCGCGCCCGTGAGATATACGAGCAGGTCCAGAAGGAATACGGCTCTGACACTGTGGTCGCCGAGTCGCTCAAGCAGCAGCTCGCGACCTTGCCCCAATAG
- a CDS encoding AI-2E family transporter, with translation MERSLWAGQSGVARVFLLIVLAIVLYFVGRILEPFFPALTWAAILATVFYPVYQRSERYLRRRELASALCCVVLTVAIILPVISLLFLMAGESVKAYKNLEDVVASGVPAKIAAIRNSPRYIKLAEHLRELGLPEPSIGATAMRAVRAGSKFLVEHSAAVVSGFLNFVVQLFVMLFGLYYLFLHGPQILHELRSLVPLRPEYEERIFQKFTGVVHATFTGSLAVALIQGALGGLGFLVFGISSPLLWGASMALVSLIPVVGTALIWGPVVAFYLLTGSIAKGLIMLAVFGIAVGSIDNILKPLLIQHGMEIHTLWVFIGVIGGLSVFGFLGIVLGPFLFSILVVLLEIYKVEFGSEAAEGPAL, from the coding sequence ATGGAAAGAAGCTTGTGGGCTGGACAAAGCGGTGTTGCGCGCGTCTTCCTGCTGATTGTTCTTGCCATCGTCCTTTACTTTGTGGGACGCATCCTCGAGCCTTTTTTTCCGGCACTTACCTGGGCGGCGATCCTGGCAACCGTTTTTTATCCTGTTTATCAGCGGTCCGAGCGTTACCTGCGCCGGCGGGAGTTGGCCAGCGCTCTCTGTTGCGTGGTGCTGACGGTAGCCATAATTCTTCCCGTCATATCGCTCCTCTTTCTGATGGCCGGCGAGTCTGTGAAGGCGTACAAGAACCTTGAAGATGTGGTTGCGAGCGGTGTTCCGGCCAAGATAGCCGCCATCCGCAATTCGCCCAGGTACATAAAGCTGGCGGAGCATCTCCGCGAATTGGGCCTGCCTGAGCCCAGCATCGGAGCGACCGCTATGCGCGCCGTCCGCGCAGGGAGCAAGTTTCTGGTGGAGCACAGCGCCGCGGTGGTTTCTGGTTTTCTGAACTTCGTCGTGCAGCTTTTTGTGATGCTTTTCGGCCTCTATTACCTGTTTCTTCATGGCCCGCAGATCCTGCACGAGTTGCGCAGCCTGGTCCCTCTCCGGCCGGAGTACGAAGAACGGATTTTCCAGAAATTTACTGGAGTGGTTCACGCGACGTTTACCGGGAGCCTTGCGGTCGCGCTGATTCAGGGGGCGTTGGGAGGGCTGGGATTTCTGGTTTTCGGGATCTCCTCGCCGCTGCTGTGGGGAGCAAGCATGGCCCTGGTGTCGCTGATACCCGTGGTGGGGACGGCTTTGATCTGGGGGCCGGTGGTCGCTTTCTACCTGCTGACCGGGTCGATTGCGAAAGGTCTTATTATGCTTGCGGTGTTTGGCATCGCAGTCGGCTCGATTGACAACATCCTGAAGCCACTTCTGATCCAGCATGGTATGGAGATCCACACACTCTGGGTCTTTATTGGTGTCATTGGCGGGCTCAGCGTCTTTGGCTTTCTGGGCATCGTGCTGGGGCCGTTCCTTTTTAGCATCCTGGTTGTTCTGCTCGAAATTTACAAAGTTGAATTCGGGAGCGAGGCGGCTGAGGGGCCAGCACTCTGA
- a CDS encoding 4Fe-4S binding protein yields the protein MGISIHSGIPVTPAPPAANPEGKQRLPRKFNRKLVRKRTRDYSQQLRHGFQAAFLLLNVWLGCQFYLWVRQFEVPGSSTSIGLPAGVEGWLPIAGLMNVKYWLATGIIPAMHPAAMFLLLAFLSMAFLFRKAFCSWLCPVGTISEYLWRAGYKMLPRNFHIPRWLDIPMRGLKYLLLGLFVWAVASMSAEAIESFMRTPYGLIAEVKMLNFFRYLGTTGLVVIGVLALASLFVENFWCRYLCPYGAMLGLVSLASPHRIRRNPEVCIDCAKCARACPSMLPVDRVARVLSAECTGCLACVSVCPSEGALAMSLPRMLESKSKRHDMPAWAMAAGIALLFLGIVGFAKATGHWSSPVSDSVYQQLVPRASSVQHPMP from the coding sequence ATGGGAATCAGCATCCATTCTGGCATTCCGGTAACCCCCGCACCTCCTGCGGCAAATCCCGAGGGCAAGCAGAGATTACCCCGCAAATTTAATAGGAAGCTGGTGCGAAAGCGTACCCGTGATTACTCGCAACAACTTCGCCATGGCTTCCAGGCGGCTTTCCTATTGTTGAACGTATGGCTGGGCTGCCAGTTCTATCTTTGGGTGCGGCAGTTTGAAGTGCCAGGATCCTCGACGTCAATCGGCCTGCCCGCTGGAGTCGAAGGCTGGCTCCCGATCGCAGGCTTGATGAACGTTAAATATTGGCTGGCCACTGGCATCATCCCCGCGATGCATCCCGCTGCCATGTTTCTGCTGCTGGCTTTCCTTTCCATGGCATTTCTATTTCGCAAGGCTTTCTGCAGTTGGCTCTGCCCGGTGGGAACAATCTCCGAGTATCTCTGGCGCGCGGGCTACAAGATGTTGCCACGCAATTTCCACATTCCACGATGGCTGGATATACCCATGCGCGGCCTCAAATACCTGCTGCTGGGGCTCTTTGTCTGGGCAGTGGCCAGCATGTCGGCCGAGGCCATCGAGAGTTTCATGCGCACACCTTATGGCCTAATCGCCGAGGTAAAGATGCTCAACTTTTTCCGTTACTTGGGCACCACAGGGCTGGTTGTCATCGGCGTGCTGGCGCTGGCGTCGCTGTTCGTTGAAAACTTCTGGTGCCGGTACCTGTGCCCTTACGGGGCGATGCTCGGTCTGGTTTCGCTTGCCAGCCCGCACCGAATTCGGCGCAATCCTGAGGTGTGCATTGATTGCGCTAAGTGCGCCCGTGCCTGCCCATCAATGCTGCCCGTGGACCGCGTGGCCAGAGTTCTTTCGGCCGAGTGCACTGGCTGTCTGGCATGCGTCTCGGTCTGCCCATCGGAAGGGGCGCTCGCCATGTCGCTGCCCAGGATGCTGGAATCAAAGAGTAAACGCCATGATATGCCGGCATGGGCGATGGCGGCTGGAATCGCCTTGCTCTTCCTTGGGATTGTCGGATTCGCCAAGGCCACCGGCCACTGGAGTTCTCCTGTGTCCGACTCTGTATACCAGCAACTCGTCCCGCGAGCCTCTTCCGTCCAGCACCCCATGCCGTGA
- a CDS encoding DUF4038 domain-containing protein — translation MHELAFTASNSYTNSYTDVTIWVDLTGPEFNKRVYGFWDGGRTFKVRLVATAPGVWKWRSGSTPDDPGLSGKAGSFVATDWREEEKRQNPLRRGFLRPSTNRHALETADGTPFFVLGDTWYSAGTNRFRWYDDEVERPIGLDAGFKDYVRYRKGQGFNWVNMIAAFPNWGTDGLPWHIRMNDGTTVRSAWLEFGTGSAKNMDNEGGRPFLFPGKVPGYEKVFADVDRINPEYFKYIDRKIDYLNAQGFVPFIEVSRRDASECWKKYYSWPDSYARFIQYVWSRYQANNTVLSPIHLDILDESITVPDFLEAINMVLGKFGPPPFGTLLSANANPSTLVNWGDNSWVTLHQTGNEREHEYFWYMTEIFREARSPRPALNGEPYYSGYVDARGLNGGYKYGAPGGTARDDQFVRSAMYGSVLSGGLAGHVYGAEGIWGGDIEPSAPIKMWDAFQWNSAAQMQHLRTFVFSIGWKYQELKPDAGLVVPSQTHTVKGYEGWAYAARTPDKKVFLAYFEKGCPPSLVRGARLRSIYRAQWFDPRQGTWSEVGNGTAESDITGEIQLPDFPSNIDWGLKLVYERTLPMPDHF, via the coding sequence ATGCACGAGCTGGCCTTTACGGCCTCGAATTCTTATACGAATTCTTACACGGACGTCACGATCTGGGTTGATCTGACCGGGCCCGAATTTAACAAGCGTGTTTATGGGTTCTGGGATGGCGGTCGCACATTTAAGGTGAGGTTGGTTGCTACCGCTCCGGGGGTCTGGAAATGGCGTAGCGGCTCGACGCCGGACGACCCGGGCCTTTCCGGCAAGGCGGGCAGCTTTGTGGCGACGGACTGGAGGGAAGAGGAGAAGCGTCAGAATCCGCTGCGGCGGGGATTCCTTCGACCCTCTACCAATCGGCATGCTCTTGAAACCGCGGACGGCACACCGTTTTTTGTGCTGGGTGACACCTGGTATTCAGCCGGAACCAACCGGTTTCGGTGGTACGACGATGAAGTGGAGCGGCCGATCGGCCTGGATGCGGGGTTTAAGGATTACGTCCGATACAGGAAAGGGCAGGGCTTCAACTGGGTGAACATGATTGCGGCGTTTCCCAATTGGGGGACCGATGGACTGCCCTGGCACATCCGAATGAATGACGGAACTACGGTGCGTTCGGCATGGCTCGAATTCGGCACAGGCAGCGCGAAGAATATGGACAACGAAGGAGGCCGGCCGTTTTTGTTTCCGGGTAAGGTGCCTGGATACGAAAAAGTCTTTGCTGACGTGGATCGCATCAATCCCGAGTATTTCAAATATATTGACCGGAAGATTGATTACCTCAACGCGCAAGGTTTTGTTCCATTCATCGAGGTTTCGCGGCGCGATGCGAGCGAGTGCTGGAAGAAATATTACTCCTGGCCTGATTCCTACGCGCGGTTCATCCAGTACGTCTGGTCGCGCTACCAGGCCAACAATACTGTGCTGAGCCCGATCCACCTGGACATCCTCGATGAGAGCATCACGGTGCCCGATTTTCTGGAAGCCATCAACATGGTTCTGGGCAAGTTCGGGCCGCCGCCTTTCGGAACGCTTCTCTCGGCAAATGCCAACCCTTCAACGCTGGTTAACTGGGGAGATAACTCCTGGGTTACCCTCCACCAGACCGGAAACGAACGCGAGCATGAGTACTTTTGGTACATGACAGAAATCTTCCGAGAGGCTCGCTCCCCACGGCCGGCACTGAACGGCGAGCCATATTACTCAGGCTATGTGGACGCCCGTGGGTTGAATGGCGGATACAAGTACGGTGCGCCCGGTGGCACTGCGCGGGATGACCAGTTTGTTCGCTCCGCCATGTATGGCAGCGTCCTTTCGGGTGGGCTGGCCGGGCATGTCTACGGAGCGGAAGGCATCTGGGGCGGGGACATCGAGCCCAGCGCTCCCATCAAGATGTGGGACGCCTTCCAGTGGAATTCCGCCGCCCAAATGCAGCATTTGCGGACGTTTGTGTTTTCAATTGGCTGGAAATACCAGGAACTGAAGCCGGATGCAGGGCTGGTGGTTCCCAGCCAGACTCACACCGTGAAAGGATACGAGGGCTGGGCCTATGCCGCGCGAACTCCTGACAAGAAGGTTTTTCTCGCTTACTTTGAAAAAGGTTGTCCGCCCAGCCTGGTCCGCGGCGCGCGCCTCAGGAGCATCTATCGTGCCCAATGGTTTGATCCCCGGCAGGGAACCTGGTCCGAAGTTGGGAATGGCACGGCCGAGTCCGACATTACCGGTGAGATCCAGCTTCCGGATTTTCCTTCCAATATCGACTGGGGCCTTAAGCTCGTCTATGAGCGCACCTTGCCTATGCCAGACCACTTTTAG
- a CDS encoding ATP-dependent Clp protease ATP-binding subunit has product MAQFQTLLDPTLHSPEVKDFERSLTRRVVGQDRAIRRLARIYQVYKAGLAVAGRPLANLLFLGPTGSGKTRLVEAAGEVLFGSDHSILKIDCAEFQHSHEIAKLIGSPPGYLGHRETQPLITQEALEAHYTDTIKLSFVLFDEIEKASDALWHLLLGILDKATLTLGDNRRVDFSHSIIFLTSNLGSHEVSRLMRGGMGFSADSQMDDEDLDHKIYRVAVEAARRRFSPEFMNRIDKVIVFRSLRKEHLEKILDIELAKVQERIIAAAPGSQFVFKCTRSARDLLLREGTDLKSGARHLKRAIERHLVFPLSNLMATKQVCLGDVITVDAAPGLSKLVFMREEQGALVGASAASVTQTALVPVSTGHAVTQALAFKVSAD; this is encoded by the coding sequence ATGGCTCAATTTCAGACGCTTCTGGATCCGACACTACACAGCCCAGAAGTAAAAGACTTTGAACGGTCGCTGACGAGGCGCGTGGTAGGTCAAGACCGGGCCATACGTCGGCTGGCAAGGATCTATCAGGTTTACAAGGCCGGGCTGGCGGTGGCAGGCCGGCCGTTGGCGAACCTGCTGTTTCTGGGGCCGACGGGTTCAGGCAAGACCCGGCTGGTCGAGGCGGCCGGTGAAGTGCTATTTGGAAGTGACCATTCGATCCTGAAGATCGATTGCGCGGAGTTCCAGCACAGCCACGAGATCGCCAAACTGATTGGCTCACCACCGGGCTATTTGGGCCACCGCGAGACACAGCCGCTGATCACTCAGGAGGCGCTGGAGGCACACTACACCGATACCATCAAGCTGTCCTTTGTGCTTTTTGACGAGATCGAAAAGGCATCAGACGCCCTGTGGCATCTGCTGCTGGGTATTCTGGACAAGGCTACGCTCACGCTTGGGGACAATCGCCGCGTGGACTTTTCGCACTCGATTATTTTTCTTACATCCAACCTGGGGTCACATGAGGTCTCGAGACTTATGCGGGGCGGAATGGGGTTCTCTGCTGATTCCCAGATGGATGACGAAGATCTGGACCACAAGATCTATCGGGTGGCTGTGGAGGCCGCACGGCGAAGGTTTTCTCCGGAGTTCATGAATCGTATTGATAAAGTCATCGTCTTCCGTTCGCTGCGGAAAGAACACCTTGAGAAGATTCTCGATATTGAACTGGCCAAGGTACAGGAACGGATCATCGCAGCCGCGCCCGGCAGCCAGTTTGTTTTCAAGTGCACGCGGTCTGCCCGCGATCTTTTGCTGCGCGAAGGGACAGATCTCAAGAGCGGGGCCCGCCATCTGAAGCGGGCGATTGAACGGCACCTGGTATTTCCGCTTTCAAACCTGATGGCGACCAAGCAGGTATGCCTCGGCGATGTCATAACGGTTGACGCGGCGCCTGGCCTGTCCAAGCTGGTCTTCATGCGGGAAGAGCAAGGAGCCCTGGTTGGCGCTTCAGCTGCTTCGGTTACGCAAACGGCACTGGTTCCAGTCTCCACGGGGCACGCTGTCACCCAGGCTCTGGCGTTTAAGGTGTCTGCGGATTGA